A genomic segment from Lignipirellula cremea encodes:
- a CDS encoding cupin domain-containing protein, translated as MKTPRQTLVRHEGDAPRERSTCGWRDRLISREDSDVAAWVHAVDIDGARPHFHKRATELYYVLEGEGVVLLDGEEQPVRKGSLVHIPPGVVHGARGRMRVLVTGIPDIADDDIFFTDDE; from the coding sequence ATGAAGACCCCACGACAAACGCTGGTCCGGCACGAGGGCGATGCTCCGCGTGAACGGAGTACCTGCGGCTGGCGCGATCGACTGATCAGCCGCGAAGATTCCGACGTCGCCGCCTGGGTGCATGCGGTCGACATCGACGGAGCCCGCCCGCACTTTCACAAGCGGGCGACCGAACTGTACTACGTGCTCGAAGGCGAGGGCGTCGTCCTGCTGGACGGCGAAGAGCAACCGGTGCGGAAGGGATCGCTGGTCCACATTCCGCCCGGCGTTGTGCACGGCGCGCGCGGCCGGATGCGGGTGCTGGTGACGGGCATCCCGGACATCGCCGATGACGACATCTTCTTTACGGACGACGAGTAG
- the tnpC gene encoding IS66 family transposase — MDASLSNDDGLVDAAFLEKVLRGRLSEAEARTFAAAGAEIIAFTMLALTQRVAGQQAAGPNTPSAAVPPYAKPTASPRKGQRRRGGQKGHPGVTRPPLPEPDRRRELQLDCCPECQGKLQRTGDTRTRRSEDIPDGLKPVITEDILHRDYCPTCKKRVEPKPPDVLPNCTLGNRTLVLSAVLHYLQGLTISQIVDTFNFHLRMKVTPGGLMQMWHRLATLLFAWYVQIQAECLDSARLNADETGWRVQGKTHWLWCFAGPDATFYMIDRSRGSPALQKFFTKAFEGVLITDFWSPYDAIVCADKQKCWPHLLRDMASVDEKHAGDKVWQSFARRVISVYREAKKLHAAKATTAAVDYDIAAMRLESRLATIAGEAWNHPDAARLAKRLAKYGDQLLTFLWHDDIPSDNNHGERQIRPAVMIRKNSYGNHSDRGMLTQSVLMTIFRTLKLRNQQPLETILEALANYAKTGKIPPLPQKAE; from the coding sequence ATGGACGCTTCTCTTTCTAACGACGATGGCCTGGTGGACGCCGCCTTTTTGGAGAAGGTGCTGCGTGGGCGGTTGAGTGAGGCTGAGGCTCGAACGTTTGCTGCGGCCGGGGCCGAGATTATCGCCTTTACCATGCTGGCGCTTACGCAGCGGGTCGCTGGTCAGCAGGCGGCCGGGCCGAACACGCCGTCGGCCGCCGTTCCGCCGTACGCCAAGCCGACCGCTTCGCCCAGGAAAGGTCAGCGGCGACGCGGCGGACAAAAAGGACATCCCGGCGTCACCCGACCGCCGCTTCCTGAGCCGGATCGGCGCCGCGAACTCCAACTCGATTGTTGCCCTGAGTGCCAGGGCAAGCTGCAGCGAACAGGCGACACTCGCACTCGCCGCAGCGAAGACATTCCCGACGGCCTCAAGCCGGTCATTACGGAAGACATCCTGCATCGCGACTATTGCCCGACCTGCAAAAAACGCGTCGAGCCCAAGCCGCCCGACGTCCTGCCGAACTGCACGCTCGGCAATCGCACGCTGGTCCTGTCGGCCGTGCTCCATTACCTGCAGGGACTGACGATCAGCCAGATTGTCGACACCTTCAACTTCCATCTGCGAATGAAGGTCACGCCGGGCGGGCTCATGCAGATGTGGCATCGGCTGGCGACTCTGCTGTTCGCCTGGTATGTGCAGATTCAAGCCGAATGTCTCGACTCGGCCCGGCTCAACGCCGACGAAACCGGCTGGCGAGTGCAAGGCAAGACGCATTGGCTGTGGTGCTTCGCCGGGCCGGATGCGACTTTCTATATGATCGATCGCAGTCGCGGTTCGCCGGCGTTACAAAAGTTTTTTACCAAAGCCTTCGAAGGCGTCCTCATTACCGACTTCTGGTCGCCGTACGATGCGATCGTCTGCGCCGACAAACAGAAGTGCTGGCCGCACCTGCTGCGCGACATGGCGAGCGTCGACGAAAAACACGCCGGTGACAAGGTCTGGCAGTCGTTCGCGCGGCGAGTGATCAGCGTCTATCGCGAAGCGAAGAAACTGCACGCCGCCAAGGCGACAACGGCTGCGGTCGACTACGACATCGCCGCGATGCGATTAGAAAGCCGACTGGCGACCATCGCCGGCGAAGCCTGGAACCACCCCGACGCGGCCCGCCTCGCCAAACGCCTGGCGAAGTACGGCGACCAGTTGCTGACCTTTTTATGGCACGACGACATCCCCTCGGACAACAACCACGGCGAGCGTCAGATTCGTCCGGCGGTGATGATCCGCAAGAACAGTTACGGCAACCACAGCGACCGCGGCATGCTCACCCAATCAGTACTGATGACGATCTTCCGCACCCTCAAACTGCGAAATCAACAACCGCTCGAAACGATCCTCGAAGCCCTCGCGAACTACGCCAAAACCGGAAAAATCCCGCCCCTGCCGCAGAAGGCTGAATAG
- a CDS encoding substrate-binding domain-containing protein: protein MQRFCNSIKIELLETGELYRLLFGVSRLALSWEFRMTTAQKAVWLLMCAPFLGVLAGCDKSSSDAGISITGAGSTFAAPLFDQWEEEYPRRNPGVKIIYDPVGSGDGESRFLAGKLAFGATDAGVPPEKLQENQGAIQFPITAGIIVLAYHADGLPPALKLPREVYVDVFLGKDVQWNDARLVR, encoded by the coding sequence TTGCAACGTTTCTGTAATTCCATAAAGATCGAACTTTTAGAGACCGGGGAGTTGTATCGCCTGCTGTTCGGCGTTTCCCGATTGGCTTTGTCTTGGGAGTTTCGCATGACGACCGCTCAGAAAGCCGTCTGGCTTTTGATGTGTGCACCTTTTCTTGGAGTTCTGGCGGGTTGCGACAAGTCGTCTTCGGACGCAGGAATTTCTATCACGGGCGCAGGATCGACGTTTGCGGCACCGCTGTTTGATCAATGGGAAGAAGAGTATCCCCGGCGGAATCCAGGCGTGAAAATCATCTATGACCCTGTGGGCAGCGGCGACGGCGAGTCGCGTTTTCTGGCGGGGAAGCTCGCCTTTGGGGCAACCGACGCCGGCGTACCGCCGGAGAAGCTCCAGGAAAATCAGGGCGCCATTCAGTTCCCCATCACGGCGGGGATTATCGTGCTGGCTTATCACGCTGACGGTTTGCCGCCCGCTCTGAAACTACCGCGGGAAGTCTATGTGGACGTCTTTCTGGGGAAGGACGTGCAATGGAACGATGCGCGCCTCGTTCGGTAA
- a CDS encoding NAD-dependent epimerase/dehydratase family protein: MQVALTGATGFIGRYIAHHLADQGHTLRCWHRPSSDREGFDQIRNLQWVEGDLGDRESAHALVEGCDAMIHAALYRPGMGFRGAEGDLIEFVQKNVVGTLELIEAARKANVGRFVFISTCAVHEKILDDRPLDEAHPLWATSHYGAYKAAVEKFVHSYGLGQGYPICALRPTGVYGVSRPVQNSKWYDLVAAVVRGEQVQCSRGGKEVHAADVAKAAGILLTAKGIAGEAFNCYDRYISELDVATLAKELSGSTSQIVGEPMQPMHQIATGKIRALGMQFGSDELLRRTITELVDGVRS, translated from the coding sequence ATGCAGGTAGCCCTCACGGGAGCCACCGGTTTTATCGGCCGGTACATCGCTCACCATTTGGCCGATCAGGGGCACACGCTTCGCTGTTGGCATCGACCGTCCAGCGACCGGGAGGGCTTCGACCAGATCAGGAACCTCCAGTGGGTCGAGGGGGATTTGGGTGACCGCGAAAGCGCGCACGCCCTGGTTGAGGGCTGCGACGCGATGATCCATGCGGCGCTTTACCGACCTGGCATGGGGTTCCGCGGCGCGGAGGGCGACCTGATCGAGTTCGTGCAGAAGAACGTGGTCGGGACCTTGGAGTTGATTGAAGCCGCCCGGAAAGCCAATGTCGGTCGCTTCGTTTTCATCTCCACCTGTGCGGTGCACGAAAAGATTCTCGACGACCGCCCGCTCGACGAGGCCCATCCGCTTTGGGCGACAAGCCACTACGGTGCGTACAAGGCGGCCGTTGAAAAATTTGTTCACAGCTACGGTCTTGGGCAGGGTTACCCGATCTGCGCGCTGCGTCCCACCGGTGTCTACGGCGTTTCCCGTCCCGTCCAGAACAGCAAATGGTACGACCTCGTGGCGGCGGTCGTGCGTGGCGAGCAGGTGCAGTGCTCACGCGGCGGCAAGGAAGTCCACGCCGCCGACGTCGCCAAGGCAGCCGGCATCTTGCTGACAGCAAAAGGAATCGCCGGCGAAGCCTTCAACTGCTACGACCGCTACATATCGGAACTGGACGTGGCCACGCTGGCGAAGGAATTGTCGGGCAGCACGAGCCAAATCGTAGGCGAGCCGATGCAGCCGATGCATCAAATTGCTACGGGAAAGATCCGAGCGCTCGGCATGCAGTTCGGCAGCGATGAACTCTTGCGTCGCACCATCACGGAGTTGGTGGACGGCGTGCGAAGCTAA
- a CDS encoding sulfatase-like hydrolase/transferase: protein MMRAVLLVGVTLLLTPSAFSAEREKPNIVFIMVDDLGKEWVSCYGAEGIETPAIDRLAATGMKFNNAWCMPQCTPTRVTLLTGQYPFRHGWTNHWDVPRWGAGGHFDARRNTTFANVLRDAGYATCAAGKWQIDDFRVEPDAMQAAGFDDWCMWTGAEGENPPSSNRYWDPYVNIRGKGSSSRQGEFGPDIYCDYLIDFIGKNKEKPMLLYYPMALTHGPLTTTPDNKEEKDKRRLFAGMVRYTDKLVGKIVAALDAAGVRKKTILVFTTDNGTGGNSNTRLGRVVRGGKAKMTEQSGVAMPFIVNCPGVTPEGVTTDALVDFTDLMPTFAELGGGRLPAGRVVDGKSFAPLIRGQAEDSPREWILSMGGGPAALRDGRVVPKLPYDDRVLREKRFKLWIDTDRTPSRLFDLIGDPWEEQNLIDSQDPAAMAALQRLTRAAATFPETDAAPIYEKNPPQKWDKK from the coding sequence ATGATGCGTGCTGTGCTGCTGGTGGGCGTTACGTTGTTGCTGACGCCGTCTGCTTTTTCTGCGGAACGGGAGAAGCCGAATATCGTCTTTATCATGGTCGACGATCTGGGGAAGGAATGGGTCTCTTGCTACGGGGCGGAAGGGATCGAGACGCCGGCCATTGATCGGCTGGCGGCGACCGGCATGAAGTTTAACAACGCGTGGTGCATGCCCCAGTGTACGCCGACGCGGGTGACGCTGCTGACGGGCCAGTATCCGTTTCGGCATGGCTGGACCAATCACTGGGATGTGCCGCGCTGGGGCGCCGGCGGGCATTTTGACGCCCGGCGGAATACGACCTTTGCCAATGTCCTGCGCGATGCGGGCTATGCGACCTGCGCCGCGGGCAAGTGGCAGATTGATGATTTTCGGGTGGAGCCCGACGCCATGCAGGCGGCCGGTTTCGATGACTGGTGCATGTGGACCGGCGCCGAAGGAGAGAACCCGCCCAGCAGCAATCGCTACTGGGACCCTTACGTCAACATTCGAGGAAAAGGCAGCAGCTCGCGTCAGGGGGAGTTTGGCCCGGATATTTATTGCGACTACCTGATTGACTTCATCGGCAAGAACAAAGAGAAGCCGATGTTGTTGTATTACCCGATGGCGTTGACGCACGGTCCGTTAACCACCACGCCGGACAACAAAGAGGAGAAGGATAAGCGGCGGCTGTTCGCCGGCATGGTTCGTTATACCGACAAGCTCGTCGGCAAGATCGTCGCGGCCCTCGATGCGGCCGGCGTGCGGAAGAAGACGATCCTTGTCTTCACGACCGACAACGGAACGGGCGGCAATAGTAACACCCGACTCGGCCGAGTGGTACGCGGCGGCAAGGCGAAGATGACGGAGCAAAGCGGCGTCGCCATGCCGTTTATCGTCAATTGCCCCGGAGTCACGCCGGAGGGGGTGACGACTGACGCGCTGGTCGACTTTACCGATCTAATGCCCACGTTTGCGGAACTGGGCGGAGGCCGGCTGCCGGCCGGGCGCGTGGTGGACGGCAAGTCCTTTGCTCCTTTGATCCGGGGCCAGGCGGAAGACAGCCCACGGGAGTGGATCCTGTCGATGGGCGGAGGCCCCGCCGCCCTGCGGGACGGCCGTGTCGTACCGAAGCTGCCGTACGACGATCGCGTCCTGCGTGAGAAACGTTTCAAGCTGTGGATCGATACCGATCGCACGCCGAGCAGGCTGTTCGACCTGATCGGTGACCCATGGGAAGAGCAGAACCTGATCGACTCGCAGGACCCGGCCGCCATGGCCGCCCTGCAGCGTTTGACCCGGGCAGCGGCGACCTTTCCGGAGACCGACGCAGCCCCGATCTATGAGAAGAACCCGCCGCAAAAGTGGGACAAAAAGTAG
- a CDS encoding REP-associated tyrosine transposase, with translation MHRKTVKHFHEPGHLHEFTFSTYRRMRLLTNDGWRETLARCIDEANEAHRIQLAAFVFMPEHVHLLALPLDQDPNLGAYLARIKQPCSKEIKSILLARRSRLLDQLTVRERPGKHCFRFWQEGAGYDRNILTKEALMGSIEYIHENPVRRGLCRKAVAWKWSSARYYLNEPSKQQTPLLPFIHGLPAEAFD, from the coding sequence ATGCATCGCAAGACCGTAAAGCACTTTCATGAACCCGGTCATCTGCACGAGTTCACCTTTTCGACCTACCGGCGTATGCGGTTGCTGACGAATGATGGCTGGCGAGAGACGCTCGCACGGTGCATCGACGAGGCCAATGAAGCGCATCGCATTCAGCTTGCGGCGTTTGTTTTTATGCCCGAGCATGTGCATCTGCTGGCGTTGCCGCTGGACCAAGATCCGAACCTTGGAGCCTACCTTGCTCGAATCAAGCAGCCCTGCTCCAAGGAGATCAAGTCGATTCTGCTGGCTCGAAGATCCCGTCTGCTGGACCAACTGACCGTGCGGGAGCGACCCGGGAAACATTGCTTTCGATTCTGGCAGGAGGGGGCAGGCTACGATCGGAACATCCTTACCAAAGAAGCTCTGATGGGCTCCATTGAATACATTCACGAGAACCCCGTCCGCCGCGGCTTGTGCCGCAAAGCCGTGGCCTGGAAATGGTCTTCTGCCCGTTATTACTTGAACGAACCCTCAAAGCAGCAAACTCCGTTGTTGCCATTCATCCATGGATTGCCGGCCGAAGCCTTCGATTAG
- a CDS encoding DUF2997 domain-containing protein, translating into MSRIIEIIVSPNGQTRVETKGFAGSECREASKFIEGALGTRQDERLTAEFHQGQSASQSNQQHI; encoded by the coding sequence ATGAGCAGGATCATCGAGATCATCGTGTCGCCGAACGGTCAGACGCGGGTGGAAACCAAAGGCTTCGCCGGAAGCGAGTGTCGCGAGGCGAGCAAGTTTATTGAAGGCGCACTGGGAACTCGGCAGGATGAACGCCTGACCGCCGAATTTCACCAGGGGCAGTCGGCCTCGCAAAGCAACCAGCAACACATTTAG
- a CDS encoding ArsR/SmtB family transcription factor gives MKINDAVKAMSALAQESRLEVFRLLVRSGDEGLPAGQIAEELAIPPATMSFHLKELLNANMVKQRRDGRSLIYTLNVCEMRALLSYLMEDCCAGRPELCQPDYKDASDCEPCATGSKKRKAKKSK, from the coding sequence ATGAAAATTAATGACGCCGTGAAAGCGATGTCCGCGCTGGCCCAGGAATCCCGCCTGGAAGTCTTCCGCCTGCTGGTGCGCAGCGGCGACGAGGGATTGCCGGCCGGGCAGATCGCCGAAGAGCTGGCCATCCCGCCAGCGACGATGTCCTTCCACCTGAAGGAATTGCTGAACGCCAACATGGTCAAGCAGCGGCGCGACGGCCGCTCCCTGATCTACACGCTGAACGTCTGCGAAATGCGAGCCCTCCTCAGCTACCTGATGGAAGACTGCTGCGCGGGACGCCCTGAGCTTTGCCAGCCCGACTACAAAGACGCATCCGACTGCGAACCGTGCGCTACCGGCTCCAAAAAGCGCAAGGCCAAAAAGTCCAAGTGA